The Apium graveolens cultivar Ventura chromosome 6, ASM990537v1, whole genome shotgun sequence genome contains a region encoding:
- the LOC141666243 gene encoding uncharacterized protein LOC141666243 produces the protein MHRPESSGRMLKWTVELGQFEVDYKPRTAIKGQALADFVLEFPPHQEVEPGALVVIPSTEEVGSERQNSDPWWSLYVDGASNGDGAGAGIELISPEAHKIRRATRLAFHATNNDAEYEALINGLKLALEMKVENLNVFSDSMIVVYQINRGYQAKGPRTELYLKCAQRIITRFNEVRLELIPRGQNEGADELAMLGSRRESTMLGTVPLDIQRQPSVPEHEVGNLSNELGPMWMTSILAYIREGSLPDEKNEARRIKYKAARYVIYDKILYRRGFSVPLLKCIHGEECNYILREVDEGICGNHSGEAEPLATITARKLKEFVYRAIVCRCGIPYKLISDNGK, from the exons ATGCATAGACCAGAGTCTTCTGGTCGAATGTTGAAGTGGACGGTTGAACTCGGCCAATtcgaggtggattataagccaagGACTGCGATCAAAGGCCAAGCCCTGGCCGATTTTGTGCTAGAATTTCCCCCACATCAAGAAGTGGAGCCGGGAGCCCTTGTTGTTATACCTAGCACAGAAGAAGTTGGATCGGAGAGACAAAATAGTGATCCATGGTGGAGCCTATATGTGGATGGTGCCTCTAACGGTGATGGAGCAGGAGCTGGAATCGAGCTAATCAGCCCAGAGGCTCACAAGATCAGACGTGCGACCCGTCTAGCCTTTCAtgcaaccaacaatgatgctgagtatgaggccCTGATCAACGGTCTCAAGCTAGCTTTGGAAATGAAGGTAGAGAATTTGAATGTGTTTAGTGACTCCATGATTGTGGTCTATCAGATAAATAGGGGGTATCAAGCTAAGGGGCCGAGAACAGAGCTTTACCTGAAGTGCGCACAGAGGATAATCACAAGATTCAACGAGGTGAGGCTGGAACTAATCCCGCGTGGGCAGAATGAAGGCGCGGACGAGCTAGCTATGCTCGGCTCACGCCGCGAGAGCACTATGCTAGGGACCGTACCCCTTGATATACAGAGGCAACCTAGTGTGCCCGAGCACGAGGTGGGCAACCTCAGTAATGAGCTCGGCCCCATGTGGATGACATCTATTCTTGCATATATAAGAGAAGGTTCACTTCCGGATGAAAAGAACGAGGCAAGGAGAATAAAATACAAAGCAGCCCGCTATGTGATATACGACAAGATTCTATACAGAAGAGGGTTCAGTGTTCCTCTTCTCAAATGCATACATGGGGAGGAATGCAACTACATCCTAAGGGAAGTAGATGAGGgcatttgtggcaatcactcggggg aggcCGAGCCCCTAGCCACTATCACAGCGAGAAAGCTCAAAGAGTTTGTATACAGGGCTATTGTATGTCGCTGTGGCATCCCTTACAAGCTGATATCTGACAATGGGAAATAA
- the LOC141666244 gene encoding uncharacterized protein LOC141666244 — MTELKISESYRDKRDRSSSPDERRKTYRHSSSPKKSARGKETTKDSGRPYISKWQIHTPLVASIDHIYATYVGNGVFRKATPLTDYNKRDTSKYYAYHEATGHDTADCRQLKDEIETLIRQGKLTEWVVKEVRRHRTDYHTVPPPPPEDKERVPRAGSIHIILGGSHIGGDSRKAMDRYAREAKDKPLTNVNHLSQRPPELFEREVDDIVFKENDAKWVHYPHTDALVIKMKIGMVNIHRAMVDTGSSADVLTYDAYKKLGLLNRELTSTGGHLYGFTGDSIGVKGIIRLPVTIGEEPHVATQIAMFTVVDQPCAYNVIVGRPL, encoded by the coding sequence ATGACAGAGCTGAAAATCAGCGAAAGCTATCGAGACAAGAGGGACCGATCCTCAAGCCCTGACGAAAGGAGGAAGACGTATCGGCATAGTTCGAGCCCAAAAAAGTCTGCCCGTGGCAAAGAGACCACTAAAGATTCGGGAAGGCCTTATATAAGCAAATGGCAGATACACACCCCTCTGGTAGCCTCTATCGACCACATATATGCTACATATGTGGGGAATGGGGTATTCAGGAAGGCAACTCCTCTCACAGACTACAATAAAAGAGACACTTCGAAGTATTATGCATACCATGAGGCCACCGGACACGATACAGCTGATTGTAGACAACTAAAGGATGAGATCGAGACTTTGATTAGACAAGGGAAGCTTACGGAGTGGGTTGTCAAGGAGGTTCGAAGACACAGGACGGATTATCATACCGTCCCTCCTCCACCCCCAGAAGACAAAGAAAGGGTCCCTCGGGCTGGTAGtattcatattattctaggcgggtctcacATTGGTGGAGACAGCCGGAAGGCGATGGACAGATATGCCCGGGAAGCAAAGGACAAGCCGCTCACCAACGTCAATCATCTAAGCCAAAGGCCCCCGGAGCTCTTTGAAAGGGAGGTCGATGATATCGTGTTTAAAGAGAACGATGCAAAATGGGTGCATTACCCTCATACCGATGCCCTagtcataaaaatgaagattgggaTGGTGAATATTCACCGAGCAATGGTGGACACCGGGAGCTCGGCTGATGTTTTGACTTATGATGCCTACAAAAAACTGGGATTATTGAatagagaattaacctcaacaggtGGGCACCTGTACGGGTTCACGGGAGACTCGATCGGAGTGAAAGGGATAATTCGGCTCCCGGTGACCATAGGAGAGGAGCCTCATGTGGCCACCCAGATCGCTATGTTTACAGTTGTAGACCAACCTTGTGCCTACAATGTTATAGTGGGCAGACCCTTATGA